TTTTGGGTACAGCAGGGACAGTCGGTAGAGCCGATACTCGGCTGCGGCGGCCGCCTTCCGGTCGGACTCGTTACCCCACCAGACCAGTCCGCCGGCGATCAGGACACCCCCGACCACCAGGGCCATGATCGGCACCCACGCGCCCGAGCCGGACCGAGGCCGGCGGAAGGACACAACGCCGGTCGCGGCGATCGCCAGCCCCCAGGCCAGCTGGATCAGGGCGCCGGGCACCTCGGGCATGAGCACCAGCGCGGCCAGCAGGAACCCGGCGACCAGGCCCCACGTCTTGTCCACCCGGCGCCGGATGCCCGGCAGGATCACCACCACGACCAGCGGTGCCAGGAACCACCAGGTGGCCGGCCACCAGTGCCAGTCCGACCACCACAACGACAGCCACGCCAGCACGAACGCGCCCACCAGTGCCCGCCACCGCACCTTCCGCCCAGCTGGGCCCGGACTCAGTGCGTCCTGGACCTGCTGGCTCCACGGACGATCCCCCATGACATGCCTCCATACTGCCCGATCAGGCGATCATGGCAGAGGGCTTTGCCACCGGATCCAACGCGTGAAACTACTCACCTCGCCAGAGCTCCTGACCAGCGCAAACGGGCCAGACGACGGGGAAGTGCAGGCCGTGGCCGGTGATGACCCGGGCCACCAGCGGCCTGGTCCTTGTCGCGGTCCCCAGCGTCGCGGCGGCCCAGCAGCGGCTCGGTCTGCTCGTCAACGGGCCAGGTAATCAGCACGCCGTGGCGGGCCAGTAGCAGCCCGACGCGCCGGATCCGGTAAAGCTCCGTGGTCTCCAGCCAGGCGTGGAGCAGCACCTGCCAGAGCCAGCGGCCCACCTTCGCGGTGCCGCGGACGCTGACCACGGTCTCGACGTCGATCAGGGTGGCGTGCTCGTCCAGCTCGGGGGACCCGGGCTGCCGCGTCGTCCAGCGTCCCGACCGCCGCCGCACGCTCGATCGCCACCACGCACCCGCTCCCGGGCGCCCTCCAGTCAGCGCACCGCCAGGTGCTCGGCAGCCGCGAGCACCGCCCCGTACTGGGTGGCCACCAGGTCCCGGATCGGGACCGAGCGGTGGTCGCCGATCTCCGCATCGGCCGCGAGCCACTCGGCGTGCCGGGCCGCGACCCGCGCCCGGGCGGCCCGCACGGACGGCCGGGTGTTGCCCACCGCCAGTTCCCCGTCCAGTGCCCGCAGCAGGATTCCGCCGTACCGCAGGCGAAAACACTGGGTCGCCTCGGTCAGGGACGCCACCTCGGCGACCGTCGCGACCCGCTCGGCCTCCGGCGCGGTGCTGCGGGAGCAGGCGCTGCGCGCACCCGCCGCCATCATCACCGCGAACGACCGGCTCGCCCGCCAGAACGGCGAGTCCGGCACCATCAGATCGCCGGCAACGGCGGCGAGGGTGTCCGCCAGCACCGCGGACAGTTCCGTCAGCGCCCGGCCGTGCGCGGCGAGCGCCGCCCCGTAGCCGGTTCCGGACGGGCTCTCGTCGCCGGCTGCCGGGGAGGTCCAGTACGGCAGCTCGGTGACCAGTGTGAGCGCGCCGTACCGGCCGGCGTAGGAACTGGTGCTGTCCCCGCCGGCGTTCGTCCACGGCTCACCACGATCGGTCAGGTAGTCGTAGGCCCGGCAGATCGACGGGCCGTCGAAGATCGCGTCGTCGACCCGCACGAGGTAAGGCACCTCCGGCTCGCCGCGGTCCAGCGGCAGGCCGACATGGCCGGGCAGCGCCTGCAAGGTCGCGTGCAGCGCGGGCTCGGCGCGGCTGAGGTAGTAGTAGACGCCCCCGGACTCGCTGTTGTGCAGGGAACACACGAGGTCCGGGCGGTCGGCGTCGATCAGCCGCATCAGCGCCTGCGTCTCGGGCAGGACCGCGTCGAAGTAGGCGTCCTTGTAGTCGAGCGGAAAGGTCCACTCCACCTGGTCCGGACCGGCGGGACGGTAGAAGTGGCGCGCGTAGTGCTCGCGGGTGATCGGCCCGGCGAGCCAGCCCTCGTTGAGCCGCAACCCGTCCGGGTCGATGCAGGCGATGATCCGCCACCGGTGCCGCAGGCGGGCGCGCAACCCCGGGTCGGCGCACAGCCGGGCCGCCAGGTGCAGGGCGGTCAGCCCGCCGATCGGTTCGTTCGGGTGTGGCAGCCCGAAGACCAGCGCGGCCGGCTCGCCCGGTGCGCCGTCGATCGTGAGGCACAGCAGCGGCTCGCCGTGCCGGGACGTGCCGACGCGGGTCAGCGCGGTGATCTCCGCATACCGGTCGGCGAGCGCACGCAGGCCGCGGTGCAGTTCATCGACACCCGCGAACGCGGCGCGGTCCCCCACCCCGTCGACTTCCTCGAGCAGCCAGTCCGGCAGCGGCACGGGCCCCCTCCTCCACGTGTTTCCCTCCTCGGTCCAGTTCACCCGAATGTGTCGCACGCGGCGAGGGCCGAGCAGGCTAATCCGCACCCGCGCCGCACCCGCCCGGAGGAGCAACCCGGCCCACCCGCGCGTGTTCGCCGCCCCGGGCACCATGTTGGCCACTCCGGTCCGCGTGTTGGCCGCTCCGGGCACCGTGTTCGCCGCCCCGGTCCGCGTGTTGGCCACTCCGGGCACCGTGTTGGCCACTCCAGGCACCGTGTTGGCCACTCCCGACCGCGTGTTCGCCACTCCGGGCACCGTGTTCGCCACTCCCGTCCGCGTGTTGGCCGCTCCCGTCCGCGTGTCCGCCACTCCGGGCAGCGTGTTGGCGGGTCAGGGGCCGGCGAGGGCGGGGAGGGCGGGCCGGCGGGAGTCAGTCCGCGGCCAGTGCCTCCTCCCGGGTGGTGCACAGGTGGACGATCTCCCCGGCTCCGGTGAGTTCCAGCGGACGCCGGGTGAAGCCGGAGCCGACCACCACACGCACCCGCCCCGGCGCCGCGGCTCCCGCCGCCAGCACGACCGCGATCCCGGCCGACGCCAGGAAACTCACGGCGCTGAGGTCGATCACCAGCCGGCCGGCGCACTGACGTGCGGCGGGCAGGGCGGCGGCCTCGAACGCCGGCGCGGTCAGATGGTCCAGCTCGCCGGCGACCCGCACCACCGTCGCCGCCGGAAGGTGCTCCACCGCCACGTCCACCTGGGCGACCGGCTCGTTCGGCTCGAAGGACGGCACCACCAGATCTAACCGTGGCCGGGCTACGGGCGGAAAGCCCACCGGCCGGGGATCCGCTCTTGCGCCCCGCGACGCACTGTGGCCTAATATGGCATCAAGTGCCAAAATGGCGTGCCTCGCCGGCGAGGCGGAGCGACCCAGGAGAGACGACGATGTCCAACGGTTGGTTCGAGACGGTGGCCGAGGCGCAGCGGCGGGCCAGGAAACGCCTGCCGAAGTCGGTCTACGGCGCGCTGATCGCCGGGTCCGAGCGCGGGATCACGCTCGACGACAACGTCGCGGCCTTCGCCGAACTCGGCTTCGCCCCGCACGTCGCGGGCCTGTCCGACAAGCGCGAGCTGAGCACCACCGTGCTGGGCCAGCCGATCGCGCTGCCGGTGATCATCTCCCCCACCGGGGTGCAGGCCGTGCACCCCGAGGGCGAGGTGGCGGTGGCCAGGGCGGCCGCCGCACGCGGCACCGCGATGAGCCTGAGCTCGTTCGCCAGCAAGCCGATCGAGGAGGTGGCGGCGGCCAACCCGCAGACCTTCTTCCAGATGTACTGGGTGGGCAGCCGCGACGTGCTGGTGCAGCGCATGGAGCGCGCCCGCGCCGCCGGGGCGGTCGGGCTGATCATGACGCTGGACTGGTCGTTCTCCCACGGCCGCGACTGGGGCAGCCCGGTCATCCCGGAGAAACTGGACCTCAAGGCGATGGTGCGGTTCGCCCCGGAGGGCATCACCCGGCCGAAGTGGTTGTGGGAGTTCGCCAGGACGCGCCGGCTGCCCGACCTGACCACCCCGA
The sequence above is a segment of the Amycolatopsis viridis genome. Coding sequences within it:
- a CDS encoding M14 family zinc carboxypeptidase translates to MPLPDWLLEEVDGVGDRAAFAGVDELHRGLRALADRYAEITALTRVGTSRHGEPLLCLTIDGAPGEPAALVFGLPHPNEPIGGLTALHLAARLCADPGLRARLRHRWRIIACIDPDGLRLNEGWLAGPITREHYARHFYRPAGPDQVEWTFPLDYKDAYFDAVLPETQALMRLIDADRPDLVCSLHNSESGGVYYYLSRAEPALHATLQALPGHVGLPLDRGEPEVPYLVRVDDAIFDGPSICRAYDYLTDRGEPWTNAGGDSTSSYAGRYGALTLVTELPYWTSPAAGDESPSGTGYGAALAAHGRALTELSAVLADTLAAVAGDLMVPDSPFWRASRSFAVMMAAGARSACSRSTAPEAERVATVAEVASLTEATQCFRLRYGGILLRALDGELAVGNTRPSVRAARARVAARHAEWLAADAEIGDHRSVPIRDLVATQYGAVLAAAEHLAVR
- a CDS encoding STAS domain-containing protein; its protein translation is MVPSFEPNEPVAQVDVAVEHLPAATVVRVAGELDHLTAPAFEAAALPAARQCAGRLVIDLSAVSFLASAGIAVVLAAGAAAPGRVRVVVGSGFTRRPLELTGAGEIVHLCTTREEALAAD
- the mftD gene encoding pre-mycofactocin synthase MftD (MftD, an enzyme found in the mycofactocin biosynthesis locus, performs an oxidative deamination of 3-amino-5-[(p-hydroxyphenyl)methyl]-4,4-dimethyl-2-pyrrolidinone (AHDP). The resulting compound, now called pre-mycofactocin (PMFT), is a biologically active redox cofactor that can oxidize the non-exchangeable NADH of TIGR03971 family SDR-type oxidoreductases.), coding for MSNGWFETVAEAQRRARKRLPKSVYGALIAGSERGITLDDNVAAFAELGFAPHVAGLSDKRELSTTVLGQPIALPVIISPTGVQAVHPEGEVAVARAAAARGTAMSLSSFASKPIEEVAAANPQTFFQMYWVGSRDVLVQRMERARAAGAVGLIMTLDWSFSHGRDWGSPVIPEKLDLKAMVRFAPEGITRPKWLWEFARTRRLPDLTTPNLAPPGGTAPTFFGAYGEWMQTALPTWEDVAWLREQWDGPFLLKGVMRVDDAKRAADAGVTAISVSNHGGNNLDGTPAPIRALPAIAEAVGSDIEVLLDGGIRRGSDVVKALALGAKAVLIGRAYLWGLAANGQAGVENVLDILRGGIDSALLGLGKASIHDLTRDDVVIPPGFERALGVPGS